The Babylonia areolata isolate BAREFJ2019XMU chromosome 32, ASM4173473v1, whole genome shotgun sequence genome window below encodes:
- the LOC143276624 gene encoding carbohydrate sulfotransferase 14-like isoform X2, with amino-acid sequence MSRRKLYFLMLVILTFFFLLFILLSSKDADLRERLMNVGQSPQPKWMDRTGSVLTHLLMEPGHPPKANTNSTISGPREATTAYRQLSSQAEIVAHFLARRRKLEEACKQLGHQQLPFPQRTKLMKLSAGGVLPVDVTYCVIPKTGSTTWRRLLSSIRSDVRKIRDASGERRERFRQALPAAAADNDHHHHKDAVSFTFVRDPYSRLLSGYIDKLFSPNYIFSKSLGRYIIQKFRDPNAASSRSLACGFDVTFPEFIRYFIHSQGTGLKRNGHFIPASEQCGMCENSYTYIGHLETIREDMPFILEAMHSTVAENMTFESHTIERNTDMVMRRGKVGIEQCMDWDEALRRLWKKWQVRGVISKQQGFPLSRERTRNISLEDMTRAGLAALAGSGPRWKRVGQKKEALREAFGAVSLQDRLRVKELLHYDFQMFGFDPEPEEVFPSSPYVKDPHFSYFDLYP; translated from the coding sequence CCCCAGCCGAAGTGGATGGACAGAACAGGCAGCGTGCTGACACATCTCCTGATGGAGCCCGGCCACCCTCCCAAAGCCAACACCAACTCGACAATCAGCGGTCCACGGGAGGCAACCACCGCTTACCGCCAGCTCAGCAGTCAGGCAGAAATTGTCGCCCATTTCCTCGCGCGGCGTCGCAAGCTGGAGGAGGCGTGCAAGCAGCTCGGTCATCAACAACTGCCTTTCCCGCAGAGAACGAAATTGATGAAACTGTCTGCTGGAGGCGTTCTTCCAGTCGATGTTACTTACTGCGTCATCCCCAAAACAGGATCAACCACATGGAGAAGACTGCTCTCGTCTATAAGATCGgatgtgaggaaaatcagagacgCTTCTGGGGAGCGCCGCGAAAGGTTTAGGCAAGCTCTTCCGGCCGCAGCAGCcgacaacgaccaccaccaccacaaagatGCTGTTTCCTTCACATTTGTCCGCGATCCTTACAGCAGACTGCTCTCCGGCTACATCGACAAACTCTTCTCGCCGAACTACATCTTCTCCAAGAGCTTGGGTCGCTACATCATCCAGAAGTTCCGCGACCCGAACGCGGCGTCCTCGCGGAGCCTCGCGTGCGGCTTCGATGTGACTTTCCCCGAGTTCATCCGATACTTCATCCATTCGCAGGGCACGGGGCTGAAGCGAAACGGCCACTTCATCCCCGCCAGCGAGCAGTGCGGCATGTGCGAAAACTCGTACACCTACATCGGCCATTTGGAAACCATCCGAGAGGACATGCCCTTCATTCTGGAAGCCATGCACTCCACGGTCGCCGAGAACATGACCTTCGAGTCTCACACCATCGAGCGCAACACGGACATGGTCATGAGGAGAGGCAAAGTCGGCATAGAGCAGTGCATGGACTGGGACGAGGCTCTCCGCCGTCTGTGGAAAAAATGGCAGGTTCGAggagtcatcagcaaacagcagGGGTTCCCGCTGTCAAGGGAACGAACTAGGAACATTTCCCTAGAGGACATGACGAGGGCTGGGCTAGCTGCCCTGGCTGGGTCCGGGCCGAGGTGGAAAAGGGTGGGGCAGAAGAAGGAGGCCCTGAGAGAGGCGTTCGGTGCGGTCTCCCTGCAGGACAGGCTGAGGGTGAAAGAGCTGCTGCATTACGACTTCCAGATGTTCGGGTTCGACCCTGAGCCTGAGGAGGTGTTCCCATCGTCGCCTTACGTCAAGGACCCGCATTTCAGCTACTTTGACTTGTACCCTTAA